One window from the genome of Deinococcus sp. NW-56 encodes:
- a CDS encoding ribonuclease domain-containing protein, which yields MSLRRLLPLGALLAAAVLGGCDVPASGPQTGGEPVAAQTRAPARPARDPVSGLPWIEVAALPPEGRRTLSLIASDGPFPYRKDGSVFGNRERLLPQQPQGTYREYTVPTPGEDDRGARRIVCAEREPPTAECYYTADHYSSFRRIAP from the coding sequence GTGAGCCTGCGCCGTCTCCTGCCTCTGGGTGCCCTGCTGGCCGCCGCCGTGCTAGGCGGCTGCGACGTGCCTGCCTCCGGCCCGCAGACGGGCGGGGAGCCGGTGGCCGCCCAGACCCGCGCCCCGGCCCGGCCCGCCCGTGACCCGGTCAGCGGCCTGCCCTGGATCGAGGTCGCCGCTCTGCCCCCCGAGGGACGGCGCACCCTCAGCCTGATCGCCTCGGACGGCCCCTTCCCCTACCGCAAGGACGGCAGCGTGTTCGGCAACCGTGAGCGCCTGCTGCCTCAGCAGCCCCAGGGCACCTACCGCGAATACACCGTGCCCACTCCCGGCGAGGACGACCGGGGAGCGCGGCGAATCGTCTGCGCCGAGCGCGAGCCGCCGACCGCCGAGTGCTACTACACCGCCGACCACTACTCGTCCTTCCGGCGGATCGCCCCATGA
- the tsaD gene encoding tRNA (adenosine(37)-N6)-threonylcarbamoyltransferase complex transferase subunit TsaD — translation MNGRPTRILGIDTSCDDTGVGVVELAPDGGVRVLANRVWSQTIHASYGGVMPELASREHVERIDAVTGDALAEAGLAVGDVDVVAATSGPGLVGALLVGLMYGKGLAQALGVPFYAAHHLEGHIFAAASEAELRPPYLALVVSGGHTHLFDVPREGEYVLVGATRDDAAGEAFDKIARLAGLGYPGGPAISEAARRGDPEAVPFKEPLKGQKGFDFSFSGLKTAALLAHRAGAKPEDLAAGFERAAVSFLLKTTLRAAKAHGRDTVVVSGGVAANRALREAFAASPVRAVFPGQGLNTDNGAMIALAGAAALRAGRPPSPLSEGAVAYAPLANA, via the coding sequence ATGAATGGCCGCCCCACCCGCATCCTCGGTATCGACACCTCCTGCGACGACACGGGGGTGGGCGTGGTGGAACTCGCGCCAGATGGCGGGGTGCGGGTGCTCGCCAACCGGGTCTGGTCGCAGACGATTCACGCCAGCTACGGCGGCGTGATGCCCGAACTCGCCAGCCGCGAGCATGTCGAGCGTATCGACGCGGTGACCGGGGACGCGCTGGCCGAGGCCGGACTGGCGGTAGGGGACGTGGACGTGGTGGCGGCGACCTCCGGCCCCGGTCTGGTGGGAGCGCTCCTCGTCGGGCTGATGTACGGCAAGGGGCTGGCGCAGGCGCTGGGCGTGCCCTTCTACGCCGCGCACCACCTGGAGGGCCATATCTTCGCGGCGGCGTCGGAAGCCGAGTTGCGCCCCCCGTACCTCGCGCTGGTAGTGTCAGGTGGACACACCCATCTCTTCGACGTGCCGCGTGAGGGCGAATACGTGCTGGTCGGGGCCACCCGCGACGACGCGGCGGGCGAGGCCTTCGACAAGATCGCCCGGCTCGCGGGGCTGGGCTACCCCGGCGGTCCCGCCATCAGCGAGGCGGCCCGGCGCGGCGACCCGGAGGCGGTGCCCTTCAAGGAACCGCTCAAGGGGCAAAAGGGCTTCGACTTCTCCTTCAGCGGCCTGAAGACGGCGGCGCTGCTCGCCCACCGCGCCGGAGCCAAACCCGAAGACCTCGCGGCGGGCTTCGAGCGGGCGGCGGTGAGCTTCCTGCTGAAGACGACGTTGCGGGCGGCCAAGGCCCACGGCCGGGACACGGTGGTGGTGTCGGGCGGGGTCGCCGCCAACCGCGCCCTGCGCGAGGCGTTCGCGGCCAGTCCCGTCCGGGCCGTCTTTCCCGGCCAGGGCCTGAACACCGACAACGGCGCGATGATCGCGCTCGCAGGCGCGGCGGCGTTGCGGGCGGGGCGCCCCCCCAGCCCCCTGTCCGAGGGGGCGGTCGCCTACGCGCCGCTGGCGAACGCCTGA
- the secA gene encoding preprotein translocase subunit SecA — protein sequence MFRVLNKVFDNNQRDVARIVKTIVQPVNALEEETQKIENLAEAFMALRKRVQEGGETLDDVIVPAFALIREAGRRSIGKRHYDVQLIGGAALHQGRIAEMRTGEGKTLVATLALALNALEGKGCHLVTVNDYLARVGMEEMGLLYRTLGLTVGLASRDLQPAQKQAAYACDITYVTNSELGFDYLRDNMAQSREQLSLRADTPLNFAIVDEVDSILIDEARTPLIISGAAEKATDQYYLFAKLIRRLQKGEPAEPGKRAEPTGDYTIEEKGKQVHLTEQGITKIERLLSLGDLYSPENMDKAHMIVQAIRAKELYHREKDYIVNEEGEVVIIDEFTGRSMPGRRYGEGLHQAIEAKEGVKIENENQTLATITYQNFFRLYGKFAGMTGTAKTEEKEFLDIYGSDVLVIPTNRPILRKDADDLVYRTRMGKYAAVVNEVQEMHATGRPILIGTASIDTSEQLSALLSQAGIQHAVLNAKFEAQEASIIAQAGRSGTVTIATNMAGRGTDIMLGGNAEFILGEAIEQNFGISRFAPEAEAFIKAISRGDPEAERLGMAIPGMVPDFIRQAQQLQSDTVADRQRVQELGGLHIIGTERHESRRIDNQLRGRAGRQGDPGSSRFYVSFEDDLMRLFANDRVVAMMDRLGMDDSQPIEAKMVTGAIEKAQARVEDRNFGIRKQLLEFDNVMSVQRDTIYAQRREVLLGSDEDVEESTEGMIADFAEMQLAYYAPLDQAPESWDLDTLRTNMVDAVPQLETYDFEAMRGMNPDAAHAHLLEAVADAFDARKDELSPTMLNSLSRYVLLQLVDQHWKEHLHAMDVLRQGIGLRGYGQRDPFTEYKFEATNMFNDMIDTLKGEVTKYIFRMQFGAQGAA from the coding sequence ATGTTCCGTGTCCTGAACAAAGTGTTTGATAACAACCAGCGCGACGTGGCGCGAATCGTGAAGACGATCGTGCAGCCCGTCAACGCGCTGGAAGAAGAAACCCAGAAAATCGAGAACCTCGCAGAAGCCTTTATGGCGCTGCGAAAGCGCGTGCAGGAGGGCGGCGAGACCCTCGACGACGTGATCGTTCCGGCCTTTGCCCTGATTCGGGAGGCGGGCCGCCGCTCCATCGGCAAGCGGCACTACGACGTGCAGCTTATCGGCGGGGCCGCGCTGCACCAGGGCCGCATCGCGGAGATGCGCACCGGTGAGGGCAAGACGCTGGTGGCGACGCTGGCCCTCGCCTTGAACGCGCTGGAGGGCAAGGGCTGTCACCTCGTCACCGTGAACGACTACCTCGCCCGCGTGGGCATGGAGGAGATGGGGCTGCTGTACCGCACGCTGGGCCTGACGGTGGGCCTCGCGAGCCGCGACCTCCAGCCCGCGCAGAAGCAGGCCGCCTACGCCTGCGACATCACCTACGTCACCAACTCGGAGCTGGGCTTCGACTACCTGCGCGACAACATGGCGCAAAGCCGCGAGCAGCTCTCGCTGCGGGCCGATACACCCCTGAATTTTGCGATCGTGGACGAGGTGGACTCCATCCTGATCGACGAGGCCCGCACCCCACTGATCATCTCGGGCGCGGCCGAAAAAGCCACCGACCAGTACTATCTCTTTGCCAAACTGATTCGCCGCCTCCAGAAGGGCGAACCCGCCGAACCCGGCAAGCGGGCCGAGCCGACCGGCGACTACACCATTGAGGAAAAGGGCAAGCAGGTTCACCTCACCGAACAGGGCATCACCAAGATCGAGCGGCTGCTCTCGCTGGGCGACCTCTACAGCCCCGAGAACATGGACAAGGCGCACATGATCGTGCAGGCGATCCGCGCCAAGGAGCTGTACCACCGCGAGAAGGACTACATCGTCAACGAGGAAGGCGAGGTCGTCATCATCGACGAGTTCACCGGCCGCTCCATGCCGGGCCGCCGCTACGGCGAGGGGCTGCACCAGGCGATCGAGGCCAAAGAAGGCGTCAAGATTGAGAACGAGAACCAGACGCTCGCCACGATCACCTACCAGAACTTCTTCCGCCTGTATGGCAAGTTCGCCGGGATGACCGGTACCGCCAAGACCGAGGAAAAGGAGTTCCTCGACATCTACGGCTCGGACGTGCTGGTGATCCCCACCAACCGCCCCATCCTGCGCAAGGACGCCGACGACCTCGTCTACCGCACCCGTATGGGCAAGTACGCCGCCGTCGTGAACGAGGTGCAGGAGATGCACGCCACGGGCCGCCCGATCCTGATCGGCACCGCCAGCATCGACACCAGCGAGCAGCTCAGTGCGCTGCTCTCGCAGGCCGGAATTCAGCACGCCGTCCTGAACGCCAAGTTCGAGGCGCAGGAGGCCAGCATCATCGCGCAGGCGGGCCGCAGCGGGACCGTCACCATCGCCACCAACATGGCGGGGCGCGGCACCGACATCATGCTGGGGGGCAACGCCGAATTCATCCTGGGCGAGGCCATCGAGCAGAACTTCGGCATCAGCCGCTTTGCCCCCGAGGCCGAGGCCTTTATCAAGGCGATCAGCCGGGGGGACCCGGAAGCCGAGCGCCTCGGCATGGCGATTCCCGGTATGGTGCCCGACTTTATCCGGCAGGCGCAGCAGCTCCAGAGCGACACCGTGGCCGACCGCCAGCGGGTGCAGGAACTGGGCGGGCTGCACATCATCGGCACCGAGCGCCACGAGTCCCGCCGCATCGACAACCAGCTCCGGGGCCGCGCCGGGCGTCAGGGCGACCCCGGCTCCAGCCGCTTTTACGTCTCCTTCGAGGACGACCTGATGCGCCTCTTTGCCAACGACCGCGTGGTCGCCATGATGGACCGCCTGGGAATGGACGACTCCCAGCCCATCGAGGCCAAGATGGTCACCGGGGCCATCGAAAAGGCGCAGGCCCGCGTGGAGGACCGCAACTTCGGCATCCGCAAGCAACTGCTAGAGTTCGACAACGTGATGAGCGTACAGCGCGACACCATCTATGCCCAGCGCCGCGAGGTCCTGCTGGGCAGCGACGAGGATGTCGAGGAGTCGACCGAGGGCATGATCGCGGACTTCGCGGAAATGCAGCTCGCCTACTACGCGCCCCTCGATCAGGCCCCTGAGAGCTGGGACCTCGACACCCTGCGGACCAACATGGTCGACGCGGTGCCGCAACTGGAGACCTACGACTTTGAGGCGATGCGCGGCATGAACCCCGACGCCGCCCACGCACACCTGTTGGAAGCGGTGGCCGACGCCTTCGACGCCCGCAAGGACGAGCTGAGCCCCACCATGCTCAACAGCCTCTCGCGCTACGTGCTGCTGCAACTTGTCGACCAGCACTGGAAGGAGCACCTCCATGCGATGGACGTGCTGCGCCAGGGCATCGGCCTGCGCGGGTACGGCCAGCGGGACCCCTTCACCGAGTACAAATTCGAGGCCACGAACATGTTCAACGACATGATCGACACCCTCAAGGGCGAGGTCACGAAGTACATCTTCCGAATGCAGTTCGGGGCTCAGGGCGCGGCGTAA
- a CDS encoding ABC transporter ATP-binding protein — MAEVVLENINKRYGTKHHAVKDFNLHIEDREFMVFVGPSGCGKSTTLRMIAGLEDISSGVLSIGGRVVNDVPPKDRDIAMVFQNYALYPHMNVYENMAFGLKLRKTPRDEIDRRVRDAARILQIEHLLGRKPKELSGGQRQRVAMGRAIVREPSVFLMDEPLSNLDAKLRVEMRSQISQLHRRLGATIVYVTHDQVEAMTLGNRIVVMRDGVIMQVDTPMNLYDFPQNKFVAGFIGSPSMNFLTARVEGGDFVIGGSRVAAMGRLAQSLRAYEGREVHLGIRPEHVGVMGHSDLPHGQNVLRGQVVVVEPLGAQTDLVIDVQGQHLTAKVEGQAPLEVGDDIDLLIDQTRLHAFDHETELAIDRGTPTGKRGQADTQGLGYEYPATGQGQMGTPAPAAMASQGTQISSAAPTVTVISTKD; from the coding sequence ATGGCAGAAGTCGTTCTGGAGAACATCAACAAGCGCTACGGCACCAAGCATCACGCGGTGAAAGACTTCAACCTCCACATCGAGGACCGCGAGTTCATGGTGTTCGTGGGGCCGTCGGGCTGCGGCAAGTCCACCACGCTGCGGATGATCGCGGGGCTCGAAGACATCAGCAGCGGCGTGCTGAGCATCGGCGGGCGCGTGGTCAACGACGTGCCCCCCAAGGACCGCGACATCGCGATGGTGTTTCAGAACTACGCGCTGTACCCGCACATGAACGTCTACGAGAACATGGCCTTTGGCCTCAAGCTCCGCAAGACGCCGCGCGACGAGATCGACCGCCGGGTGCGCGACGCGGCCCGCATCCTGCAGATCGAGCACCTGCTGGGGCGCAAGCCCAAGGAACTCTCGGGCGGGCAGCGTCAGCGCGTGGCGATGGGCCGCGCCATCGTGCGCGAGCCGTCCGTGTTCCTGATGGACGAGCCGCTGTCCAACCTCGACGCCAAGCTGCGCGTGGAGATGCGTTCGCAGATCAGCCAGCTTCACCGCCGCCTGGGAGCCACCATCGTCTACGTGACCCACGATCAGGTCGAGGCGATGACGCTCGGCAACCGCATCGTGGTGATGCGCGACGGCGTGATCATGCAGGTCGACACGCCGATGAACCTCTACGACTTCCCGCAGAACAAGTTCGTGGCCGGGTTTATCGGCAGCCCCTCCATGAACTTCCTGACCGCGCGGGTCGAGGGAGGCGACTTCGTGATCGGCGGGAGCCGCGTGGCCGCGATGGGCCGCCTCGCCCAGAGCCTGCGGGCCTACGAAGGCCGCGAGGTTCACCTGGGCATTCGCCCCGAGCATGTCGGCGTGATGGGCCACAGCGACCTTCCGCACGGCCAGAACGTGCTGCGCGGGCAGGTCGTGGTCGTGGAGCCGCTGGGCGCCCAGACCGACCTCGTGATCGACGTGCAGGGCCAGCATCTCACCGCCAAGGTGGAGGGCCAGGCACCCCTCGAAGTGGGCGACGACATCGACCTGCTGATCGACCAGACCCGCCTGCACGCCTTCGACCACGAGACTGAACTTGCCATTGACCGGGGCACCCCGACGGGCAAGCGCGGTCAGGCCGACACCCAGGGCCTGGGCTACGAGTACCCGGCGACCGGGCAGGGGCAGATGGGCACGCCTGCGCCTGCCGCCATGGCCTCGCAGGGCACCCAGATCAGCTCGGCTGCACCCACCGTCACGGTGATTTCCACGAAGGACTGA
- a CDS encoding barstar family protein — MINVFQAPPQGIQTAPHDPRILAAGHQVALREVNFTEVRDKDSLMLAFLRGLALTENFGRNWDALYDVLTDPEARPERFAILLTDYSAFRARQRQLGPQLESVLLDAQAEATRQGRSLWLLAEEAGHDPRAW, encoded by the coding sequence ATGATCAACGTCTTTCAGGCACCGCCGCAGGGCATCCAGACCGCTCCCCACGACCCGCGCATCCTGGCTGCCGGGCATCAGGTGGCGCTGCGCGAGGTCAATTTCACCGAGGTACGCGACAAGGACAGCTTGATGCTGGCCTTCCTGCGCGGTCTGGCCCTCACCGAGAACTTCGGGCGCAACTGGGACGCGCTCTACGACGTGCTGACCGACCCGGAGGCGCGGCCGGAGCGCTTCGCCATCCTGCTCACCGACTATTCCGCTTTCCGTGCCCGCCAGCGTCAACTCGGCCCGCAACTGGAGAGCGTGCTGCTCGACGCCCAGGCCGAAGCCACCCGGCAGGGGCGCTCGCTGTGGCTACTCGCGGAGGAAGCCGGGCACGACCCACGGGCCTGGTGA
- a CDS encoding ABC transporter substrate-binding protein: MKRALLTLTALALLAASAEARTWADIKKSGTIKVATEGAFPPFNVLKGKQLTGFEVELAEALAKQLGLKVEWTTQPFDNLLIGLNQDRYDFVIASHGINPERAKAVDFANPHYCTGGAIVAKPGGPMTAAALKGKRVGVQVGTTYLENVRKVPGVGEVKTYPTDTAAQAALMAGRVDAWVGDKFTGIDLVKAQKGKVKQGDLLFNERVAMAVKKGNSSLLKELNAALAKAQQNGTYAKLSQKYFGQDVRCR; encoded by the coding sequence ATGAAACGAGCCCTGCTGACCCTGACCGCCCTCGCCCTGCTTGCCGCCAGCGCCGAAGCCCGCACCTGGGCCGACATCAAGAAGTCCGGCACCATCAAGGTCGCCACCGAGGGGGCTTTCCCGCCCTTCAACGTCCTGAAGGGCAAGCAGCTCACGGGCTTCGAGGTCGAACTCGCCGAGGCCCTCGCCAAGCAGCTCGGGCTGAAGGTCGAGTGGACCACCCAGCCCTTCGACAACCTCTTGATCGGGCTGAACCAGGACCGCTACGACTTCGTGATCGCCAGCCACGGCATCAACCCCGAGCGGGCCAAGGCCGTGGACTTCGCCAACCCCCACTACTGCACGGGCGGGGCCATCGTCGCCAAGCCGGGCGGCCCGATGACAGCAGCCGCCCTGAAGGGCAAGCGGGTCGGCGTGCAGGTGGGCACCACCTACCTCGAAAATGTCCGCAAGGTGCCCGGTGTGGGCGAGGTCAAGACCTACCCTACCGACACCGCCGCGCAGGCCGCGCTGATGGCGGGCCGGGTGGACGCCTGGGTGGGCGACAAGTTCACCGGCATCGACCTCGTCAAGGCGCAGAAGGGCAAGGTCAAGCAGGGCGACCTGCTGTTCAACGAGCGCGTGGCGATGGCCGTCAAAAAGGGCAACAGCAGTCTCCTGAAGGAACTGAATGCCGCACTCGCCAAGGCGCAGCAGAACGGCACCTACGCCAAGCTGAGCCAGAAGTACTTCGGGCAGGACGTGCGCTGCCGGTAA